A genome region from Candidatus Atribacteria bacterium includes the following:
- a CDS encoding LysM peptidoglycan-binding domain-containing protein: MLRFKINKGLLIFLLTFLLILSSVCFIFAAQKEVVVLSINDFHGSLAPGGKNVGAAKLADALKVEKAKNPEGTIIVSAGDNYQGSAMSNLLYGEPVSAVFKEIGVELSAVGNHEFDWGIDRISTWAEDGGLTFVCANIYDKRTNQPVGWAEPYVILDKTGIKVGFIGLATPETAYKTLKANVENYDFKDPVPTLIDWVPKVKAAGADLIIALTHLGAFQDKEGKVTGEAVDLFQVDGVDAVISAHTHQRISGLVDSKPLVQAYYNGRTIAKMTFLFDENNKLVSAEPVLDNLYERPDTLKDDANTLAIYQKYEEELSPVLGKVLGKTTVELDHDRYAGPSLLGEWACEVMKDAAGVQIAMTNGGGLRVPIPAGDITAGILYEVMPFDNTLYTMKLSGADIKANIEHGIMNEDIGWVQIAGVRVTYNSQAEAGSRITSMELADGTPVEMDKYYTVVTNDFMFTGGDNYNFTNAKDGLDTFIPIRDALMEAVEKAGIISLVKQNWLSEEKAGKLYVVEAGDSVWEIAQKFGTTVEKIVDLNELSNSRLIRPGQELIIPTD, from the coding sequence ACTATTAATTTTTCTGTTAACTTTCTTGTTGATTCTAAGTTCAGTGTGTTTTATTTTTGCCGCACAAAAAGAAGTGGTTGTATTATCGATTAATGACTTTCACGGAAGTCTCGCTCCTGGCGGGAAAAATGTCGGGGCAGCAAAACTTGCCGACGCTTTAAAGGTAGAAAAAGCAAAAAACCCTGAAGGTACAATTATTGTATCAGCTGGAGATAATTATCAGGGGAGTGCAATGTCCAACCTTTTGTATGGTGAGCCAGTTTCTGCAGTTTTCAAAGAAATAGGTGTAGAATTATCGGCAGTTGGTAATCATGAATTTGATTGGGGGATTGATAGGATTTCTACATGGGCAGAAGATGGTGGATTAACTTTTGTTTGTGCTAATATATATGATAAGCGGACTAATCAGCCGGTCGGATGGGCAGAACCTTATGTCATTCTCGATAAAACTGGAATAAAAGTTGGATTCATTGGTTTGGCTACTCCAGAGACCGCTTATAAGACCCTGAAGGCAAATGTAGAAAATTATGATTTTAAAGATCCTGTGCCAACTCTAATCGATTGGGTGCCAAAAGTAAAAGCGGCAGGAGCAGATTTGATTATCGCTTTAACTCATTTGGGTGCTTTTCAGGATAAAGAAGGAAAAGTTACTGGTGAAGCTGTAGATTTATTTCAGGTAGATGGAGTAGATGCAGTCATATCAGCTCATACCCATCAAAGGATTAGTGGTCTGGTTGATAGCAAACCTCTGGTGCAGGCTTACTATAACGGCCGGACAATTGCGAAAATGACTTTCCTTTTTGATGAAAATAATAAGCTAGTTAGCGCAGAGCCCGTATTAGATAATCTCTATGAGAGACCTGACACCCTTAAGGATGATGCGAATACTTTGGCAATATACCAGAAATACGAAGAAGAATTAAGCCCTGTTTTAGGAAAAGTATTAGGAAAAACTACAGTAGAATTAGACCATGATAGATATGCAGGACCATCTTTGTTGGGTGAATGGGCTTGTGAGGTAATGAAAGACGCGGCAGGAGTCCAGATTGCCATGACTAATGGTGGCGGACTCAGAGTTCCTATTCCGGCAGGAGATATTACTGCGGGGATACTATATGAAGTAATGCCTTTTGATAATACTTTATATACTATGAAGTTATCCGGTGCAGATATAAAGGCGAACATTGAACATGGTATTATGAATGAGGATATTGGCTGGGTGCAAATTGCCGGAGTAAGGGTAACCTATAACTCCCAAGCGGAAGCAGGTAGCAGAATTACCAGTATGGAATTAGCAGACGGTACTCCAGTTGAAATGGATAAATATTATACTGTGGTTACTAATGACTTTATGTTTACCGGTGGAGATAATTATAACTTTACAAATGCAAAAGATGGATTGGATACCTTCATTCCCATAAGGGATGCTCTAATGGAGGCAGTAGAAAAAGCAGGAATTATATCACTAGTTAAACAAAATTGGTTATCCGAAGAAAAAGCCGGGAAACTTTATGTAGTGGAAGCCGGAGATTCTGTGTGGGAAATTGCCCAGAAATTCGGAACAACAGTAGAGAAAATTGTTGATCTTAATGAGTTAAGTAACTCGAGACTTATCAGGCCTGGTCAGGAACTGATCATACCTACCGATTAG